The DNA region CGACGCGGCACGCAGTGTTCGCGCCGTAGGCGGCGAGATCGCCGACCGCGACCTGGTCGGCATGTACCTCGACGAGATCGCACGCACCCCCCTGCTCGACGCCGCCAAGGAGGTCGAGCTGTCCCAGATCATCGAGGCGGGCGTCTATGCCCGGCAGATACTGGACGGTGTGGTGGGCGCGGACGCCGACGGAATCGAGGCGTCCGCCGTGTCCGCGTCGCGCGAGGAGCTCGAAGCCCTCGTCGCCGACGGCGAGCGCGCCAAGGACGTCTTCATCCGCTCGAACCTCCGCCTGGTCGTGGCCGTGGCCCGGCGCTATCCGCGCAGCGGCCTGCCCCTGCTCGACCTGATCCAGGAGGGCAACGCGGGCCTGGTCCGAGCGGTGGAGAAGTTCGACTACGCCAAGGGCTTCAAGTTCTCGACGTACGCGACCTGGTGGATCCGCCAGGCCATCACCCGCTCCATAGCCGACCAGTCGCGCACCATCCGGCTGCCCGTGCACCTGGTGGAGGAGCTGGGCCGGATCCGCCGTGTGCAGCGCGAGTTCAACCGCGAGCACGGCCGGGATCCGGAGCCCACGGAGATCGCCGCCGAGCTCGCGTCCACGCCCGAGCGCGTGGTCGACGTCCTGGACTGGGCCCGCGACCCCGTCTCGCTGAACATGTCGGTGGACGACGAGGGCGAGACCCAGTTCGGCGACCTCCTGGAGGACACCTCCGCCGTCTCCCCCGAGCAGTCCGTCCTCACGCTGCTTCGCAGTGAGGAGCTGGACGACCTCATCGGCCGCCTCGACCAGCGCAC from Streptomyces flavofungini includes:
- a CDS encoding sigma-70 family RNA polymerase sigma factor, which encodes MATRAVARRKSAATGGTDAARSVRAVGGEIADRDLVGMYLDEIARTPLLDAAKEVELSQIIEAGVYARQILDGVVGADADGIEASAVSASREELEALVADGERAKDVFIRSNLRLVVAVARRYPRSGLPLLDLIQEGNAGLVRAVEKFDYAKGFKFSTYATWWIRQAITRSIADQSRTIRLPVHLVEELGRIRRVQREFNREHGRDPEPTEIAAELASTPERVVDVLDWARDPVSLNMSVDDEGETQFGDLLEDTSAVSPEQSVLTLLRSEELDDLIGRLDQRTASIIKMRYGIVDGRERTLTEVGKEHGLTRERIRQIEKHALLELKKLARDTGFDAAA